From the genome of Duffyella gerundensis, one region includes:
- the ubiE gene encoding bifunctional demethylmenaquinone methyltransferase/2-methoxy-6-polyprenyl-1,4-benzoquinol methylase UbiE, which translates to MADESQETTHFGFQTVAKEEKAAKVADVFHSVAAKYDLMNDLMSFGIHRIWKRFTIDCSGVRRGQRVLDLAGGTGDLTAKFSRLVGETGQVVLADINSSMLKMGREKLRNTGVVGNVSYVQANAEALPFPDNYFDCITISFGLRNVTEKEKALASMFRVLKPGGRLLVLEFSKPLLEPLNKAYDTYSFHILPRIGELVAKDAESYRYLAESIRMHPDQETLKAMMNDAGFENTSYYNLTGGIVALHRGFKF; encoded by the coding sequence GGTTTTCAGACCGTCGCTAAAGAAGAAAAAGCGGCAAAAGTGGCTGATGTTTTTCATTCCGTTGCGGCCAAATATGATCTGATGAACGACCTGATGTCGTTTGGTATTCATCGCATCTGGAAGCGTTTTACCATCGACTGCAGCGGCGTGCGTCGCGGTCAGCGGGTGCTCGATCTGGCCGGTGGTACCGGTGATTTAACCGCGAAATTTTCTCGTCTGGTGGGTGAAACCGGCCAGGTTGTGCTGGCAGATATCAACAGCTCCATGCTGAAGATGGGCCGTGAAAAGCTGCGCAATACCGGCGTAGTGGGCAACGTCAGCTATGTGCAGGCGAATGCCGAAGCGCTGCCGTTCCCCGATAACTATTTTGACTGTATTACCATCTCTTTTGGCCTGCGTAACGTGACCGAAAAAGAGAAGGCGCTGGCATCGATGTTCCGCGTGCTGAAGCCGGGCGGCCGTTTGCTGGTGCTGGAGTTTTCAAAACCGCTGCTTGAGCCGCTGAACAAAGCCTACGATACCTACTCGTTTCACATTCTGCCGCGCATCGGTGAGCTGGTAGCGAAAGATGCAGAAAGCTATCGCTATCTGGCCGAATCGATCCGTATGCATCCCGATCAGGAAACGCTGAAGGCGATGATGAATGACGCCGGTTTTGAAAACACGTCGTACTACAATTTAACGGGCGGCATTGTTGCCTTGCACCGTGGATTTAAGTTCTGA